In Cellvibrio polysaccharolyticus, a genomic segment contains:
- a CDS encoding AAA family ATPase, with product MSAEPPREPKEESFSARDPSGHSDILSSDEPIQDYRQRYGLSMDPFSEEPYYPFFTGGQRGELLEQVIHLCQFGQGVTVVAGDRGVGKTRFALALYESLDQSQVCFISALPTLQADVLLQHIAAHAGFETAGATTGQLISALTDPDNFSEEHGFSLIVIDDAHHLDDETIAALLRITRSADAAHQKFQAVLIGDALLVDRLKNLPVIPTQVNDYALPALTLSETVDYIGFRMEMADYLGPDIFSENLVSPWWRSAQGRLSVIHSKAREHLLSTTLPEAKTTETKNFPLVHIVAAAALGCAILMALFYRGGDDSTDIPKTQRIPLNLQAVSSSSEASLASSSAAMSVAAPAISDSEVSLTEEPAPVLSGERDVVSLPPPVLASSAFSVAVSSAVSSAARSSAAATTTSPASGLSADEQVLMSWGSGEYTLQLLGVSNRKAAADFVAAQPNRDDLLLFRSTRQGKDWFVVVVGRYQNSGEARAAVAGLPDVQSKGGPWPRVLRDIQQELRQRN from the coding sequence ATGAGTGCTGAACCACCCCGGGAGCCAAAGGAAGAATCTTTTTCAGCAAGGGATCCATCCGGCCATTCCGATATATTATCCAGTGATGAACCGATTCAGGATTATCGTCAGCGTTATGGCTTATCCATGGATCCCTTTTCCGAAGAACCCTACTATCCGTTTTTTACCGGCGGACAGCGTGGTGAGTTGCTCGAGCAGGTCATCCATCTGTGCCAGTTTGGTCAGGGCGTAACGGTTGTTGCGGGTGATCGAGGCGTTGGTAAAACCCGTTTTGCGCTGGCGCTTTATGAATCGCTGGATCAATCACAGGTTTGTTTCATCAGCGCGCTGCCAACTTTACAGGCCGATGTGCTATTGCAGCATATTGCTGCGCACGCCGGGTTTGAAACCGCGGGCGCTACCACAGGCCAGTTGATCAGCGCTCTCACCGACCCTGATAATTTTTCGGAAGAGCACGGTTTTTCGTTAATCGTCATTGACGATGCGCATCATCTTGATGACGAAACTATTGCAGCCTTGTTGAGAATTACCCGCTCTGCTGATGCTGCGCATCAAAAATTCCAGGCGGTGTTAATTGGTGATGCACTGCTGGTGGATCGCCTGAAAAACTTGCCGGTTATCCCGACGCAAGTCAATGATTACGCGCTGCCTGCTCTGACCTTATCCGAAACCGTGGATTATATTGGCTTTCGTATGGAGATGGCTGATTATCTCGGGCCGGATATTTTCAGCGAAAATCTGGTTAGCCCATGGTGGCGCTCTGCCCAGGGGCGCTTGTCGGTTATTCACAGCAAGGCGCGCGAGCACCTGCTAAGCACTACTTTGCCGGAAGCAAAAACCACCGAAACTAAAAACTTTCCGCTGGTGCATATTGTGGCAGCTGCGGCCCTGGGTTGCGCCATTCTCATGGCGTTGTTTTATCGTGGTGGGGATGACTCGACAGACATTCCGAAAACCCAGCGAATCCCGCTGAACCTGCAGGCGGTTTCTTCGTCCAGCGAGGCATCCCTTGCATCCTCTTCTGCTGCCATGTCGGTCGCGGCTCCCGCTATTAGCGATTCGGAGGTCAGCCTTACCGAGGAGCCTGCGCCAGTGTTGAGTGGAGAGCGCGATGTCGTTTCTCTGCCGCCGCCGGTGCTTGCCTCATCGGCCTTTTCTGTTGCCGTATCCTCTGCCGTCAGTAGTGCAGCTCGCAGTTCTGCGGCCGCGACGACTACTTCCCCTGCATCGGGTCTGAGCGCGGATGAGCAGGTGTTGATGTCCTGGGGCTCCGGCGAATATACCTTGCAGTTGCTTGGCGTTAGTAATCGCAAGGCTGCTGCCGATTTTGTTGCCGCTCAGCCAAATCGTGATGACCTGTTGCTGTTTCGCAGTACCCGCCAAGGCAAGGATTGGTTCGTGGTTGTTGTCGGGCGCTATCAAAATTCCGGAGAAGCCAGAGCGGCTGTTGCAGGATTACCGGACGTGCAATCCAAAGGCGGGCCATGGCCGAGAGTATTAAGAGATATTCAGCAGGAATTGCGACAAAGGAATTGA